The following are encoded together in the Acidicapsa ligni genome:
- a CDS encoding glycosyltransferase family 2 protein encodes MKLSIAILAHNEAANLRRTLQSVAWADELILVDSGSTDETVSIAEEFGAKVFHESWKGYGGQMNSAIDKCTSPWVFSLDADEVLTPELQAEIQELLKGTPNRDAYWVPRRNQIFGRWMRHGGQYPDYKLRLFQQGTARLPENTEPHATPKWSGPKGKLRGDLLHYQYPTVALYVEHMNRYSSASVPLVLRKGRTCRGLLEFLSMTLLNPVLTFIKNYIFRGGFLDGREGLLFHLYHSSYISWKYAKAWEVSRDVIEK; translated from the coding sequence ATGAAGCTTTCTATTGCCATCCTGGCGCATAACGAGGCGGCGAATCTGCGGCGCACGCTGCAGAGCGTCGCCTGGGCAGATGAGCTGATCCTCGTCGACTCCGGCTCGACAGATGAAACAGTCTCCATTGCAGAAGAGTTCGGCGCAAAGGTCTTTCACGAATCGTGGAAGGGCTACGGTGGTCAGATGAATTCCGCAATCGACAAGTGCACCTCGCCCTGGGTCTTTTCGCTCGATGCGGATGAAGTTCTGACCCCCGAGTTGCAAGCGGAAATTCAGGAGCTGCTGAAAGGCACTCCCAATCGCGATGCCTATTGGGTTCCTCGCCGCAACCAGATTTTTGGCCGTTGGATGCGTCACGGCGGTCAATATCCAGACTACAAACTACGTCTGTTCCAGCAAGGCACAGCACGGCTGCCAGAGAACACGGAGCCCCACGCCACTCCCAAATGGAGCGGCCCCAAAGGCAAGCTCCGTGGCGACCTGCTCCATTACCAATACCCAACCGTGGCACTCTACGTCGAGCATATGAACCGCTATAGTTCCGCCAGCGTTCCGCTCGTTCTACGCAAAGGACGAACCTGCCGCGGCCTGCTCGAATTCCTCTCCATGACCCTCTTGAATCCGGTTCTTACCTTCATCAAGAACTACATATTTCGCGGGGGTTTCCTCGATGGCCGCGAAGGGCTTTTGTTTCACCTCTATCACTCCTCCTATATAAGCTGGAAGTATGCAAAAGCCTGGGAAGTTAGTCGCGATGTTATCGAAAAATAG
- the cyaY gene encoding iron donor protein CyaY, with product MIDEVEFRKAADAAIEELTQELYASEDEGGYEVESQGGALYVIFEKPAGKFVITPNAPVQQIWISARNTSFKLDLTTDGFVLAKTAETLSPLVHRLIEAHLSYS from the coding sequence ATGATCGATGAAGTTGAGTTTCGCAAAGCAGCAGACGCCGCCATTGAAGAACTGACTCAGGAACTGTACGCCTCCGAAGACGAAGGTGGCTACGAAGTTGAGTCTCAGGGTGGCGCACTCTATGTAATTTTTGAAAAACCGGCGGGTAAATTCGTCATCACCCCCAACGCCCCCGTCCAGCAGATCTGGATCTCGGCTCGCAATACCAGCTTCAAGCTCGACCTCACCACGGACGGCTTTGTGCTGGCCAAGACGGCAGAGACGCTCAGCCCCCTGGTGCATCGCCTCATCGAGGCGCATCTCAGCTACTCCTGA